The Hyalangium gracile genome has a window encoding:
- a CDS encoding peptidoglycan-binding domain-containing protein, giving the protein MRVSAATRSTTAAASSPSKPTLKLGSSGAAVKTLQQALASAGFSPGAADGQFGPKTAAAVKAFQSAKGLAADGVVGPKTWAALTAGGSGGATPTLKQGSKGAAVTNLQNLLSRHGFNPGPADGQFGPKTTAAVKAFQSAKGLTADGVVGPKTWARLNGAAGPSAPSAPGGSGPTLKQGHSGPPVAALQNRLNQLGFNAGAADGQFGPKTTAAVKAFQSAKGLTADGVVGPKTWNQLGITVSGTPSTPPSTGGVHGNSTLANKARAVALSMGGYSSQGLCATGVSRAIQQTYGIKVWGNGNQIDDNLPRNKFKQVNLSLAEALKIPGLILTWEKTSTRLGSIYGHTAITSGDGRSSYSDFVESNTLGASGRSGFKVFMPI; this is encoded by the coding sequence ATGCGGGTTTCTGCCGCCACACGCAGCACCACTGCCGCAGCCAGTTCACCTTCCAAGCCCACCCTGAAGCTCGGCTCGTCCGGCGCCGCGGTGAAGACCCTTCAGCAGGCGCTGGCCAGCGCGGGCTTCTCGCCAGGCGCGGCCGACGGCCAGTTCGGTCCGAAGACGGCCGCGGCCGTGAAGGCCTTCCAGAGCGCGAAGGGCCTCGCCGCCGACGGCGTTGTCGGGCCGAAGACGTGGGCCGCGCTGACCGCGGGCGGCTCGGGCGGAGCCACCCCCACGCTCAAGCAGGGGTCCAAGGGCGCCGCCGTCACCAACCTGCAGAACCTCCTCTCCCGGCACGGCTTCAACCCGGGCCCGGCGGACGGCCAGTTCGGCCCGAAGACCACCGCGGCCGTGAAGGCCTTCCAGAGCGCGAAGGGCCTGACCGCTGACGGCGTCGTCGGACCGAAGACGTGGGCCAGGCTCAATGGCGCGGCGGGTCCCTCGGCGCCTTCGGCTCCGGGCGGCAGCGGCCCCACGCTCAAGCAGGGCCACAGTGGCCCTCCGGTGGCCGCGCTTCAGAACCGGCTCAATCAGCTCGGCTTCAATGCCGGGGCGGCCGATGGCCAGTTCGGTCCGAAGACCACCGCGGCCGTGAAGGCCTTCCAGAGCGCGAAGGGTCTGACCGCCGATGGCGTCGTCGGGCCGAAGACCTGGAACCAGCTCGGCATCACGGTGAGCGGCACGCCCTCCACTCCCCCCAGCACCGGTGGCGTGCACGGCAACTCCACTCTGGCCAACAAGGCCCGCGCGGTGGCGTTGAGCATGGGTGGCTACTCGAGCCAGGGCCTCTGCGCCACGGGTGTGAGCCGCGCCATTCAGCAGACCTACGGCATCAAGGTGTGGGGCAACGGCAACCAGATCGACGACAACCTGCCGAGGAACAAGTTCAAGCAGGTGAACCTGTCGCTCGCCGAAGCGCTGAAGATCCCCGGCCTCATCCTCACCTGGGAGAAGACCTCCACCCGCCTGGGCAGCATCTACGGCCATACCGCCATCACCTCGGGCGACGGCCGCAGCTCCTACAGCGACTTCGTGGAGAGCAACACCCTGGGCGCGAGCGGCCGCAGCGGCTTCAAGGTCTTCATGCCCATCTAA